GAGAGCTGTCGGGGATAGGCCGCCTCGAATTGCTGCAGGCCGACGAGCTTGACATAGTGGCGTGCCCGCTCCCTCGCCTGCTGACGGGTGAGACCACTTGTTTCCAGCCCGAAAGCGACATTGTCGAGCACATCAAGCCAGGGCAGAAGGCGCGGCTCCTGGAAGATGACGGCACGCTCTGTGCCGACGCCGCGCACCACCTGGCCATCGACGAGCACCTCTCCGGTGTCGGCATCCTCAAGGCCGGCCAGAACCCTGAGCAGGGTCGTCTTGCCCGAACCGCTGGCGCCGACAATGGCGAGGCTTTCGCCGGGGCGGATGTGGAGATTGATATCCTTCAGAACCTGCAGCGGCGTGCCGTTCAACTTGTAGGATTTGGAGAGGCGACGGATTGTCACCTCGCCACGGCGAATGTGCTCAGCAATGCTCATCTCGGTTCCTCAGTTGCTTGCCGGCTTGGCATCGGCCGTGAAGAGGATGTCCTTGGCCGCCAGCTGACCTTGCTTCAGCTTGCCTTCGCGAACCAGGACGTCGATCCAGAACTGGATGTCGCGCTCGACCGGCAGGCCGCCGGCGCGTACGCCATAGCCGCGGAAGTATTGCGCGATGTCGGCGTTCTCACCACGCTCGCTGAGCGCCTTGGCCAGGATTTTTTTGGTTTCCTCAGGATGTTCGCGGGCATAATCGAGGGCGCGGGCCGATTGCTCGACGAAAATCTTCGCTGCCTCGGGATGTTGCTGGATGAAATCACGGCGCAGGACTACGAAGCCGCCGGCAATGTCGCCGAGCACGTCGGTATCGTCGAAGACCGCGCGCAGGCCGCCATTTTTGAGCGCCGCACCCTCGAAGGTCGTCTGCCAATAGCCGAAGGCGGCAATATCGACCTGCTTGGAGCGCAGCACCTGTTCGAGCTGCGGGCCGGGAACGACGATCTGATTGGCGGAGTCGCTCGGCAGGCCGACGGAATGCAAGGCCTCGCGGATGGTATAGTCGAGATGGGCGCCGAGTGTGTTGACGGCGATGCTCTTGCCGACGATGTCCTTGATGCTCTTGATCGGGCTGTCTTCCAGCACGTAGAAGGTCGACTG
The Rhizobium leguminosarum DNA segment above includes these coding regions:
- a CDS encoding ABC transporter ATP-binding protein, producing the protein MSIAEHIRRGEVTIRRLSKSYKLNGTPLQVLKDINLHIRPGESLAIVGASGSGKTTLLRVLAGLEDADTGEVLVDGQVVRGVGTERAVIFQEPRLLPWLDVLDNVAFGLETSGLTRQQARERARHYVKLVGLQQFEAAYPRQLSGGMAQRVGIARALAVQPEILLLDEPLGALDAMTKIGMQQELARIWRDEDVTTILVTHDLEEAIYLADRILILPREKGGEPRLIDIDLPRPRDRSAPEFVRHREELLNLFGLH
- a CDS encoding ABC transporter substrate-binding protein, which encodes MTFHPRNLLLPAVIALGLAAPAAAADTVKLRYLASQGGLAAHELADELGYFKGTGITFENVGYAQGGPASLIALASGDVEIGSAATSAVLNSIIGGNDFVAAYPSNGINDEVQSTFYVLEDSPIKSIKDIVGKSIAVNTLGAHLDYTIREALHSVGLPSDSANQIVVPGPQLEQVLRSKQVDIAAFGYWQTTFEGAALKNGGLRAVFDDTDVLGDIAGGFVVLRRDFIQQHPEAAKIFVEQSARALDYAREHPEETKKILAKALSERGENADIAQYFRGYGVRAGGLPVERDIQFWIDVLVREGKLKQGQLAAKDILFTADAKPASN